In Comamonas sp. lk, the following proteins share a genomic window:
- a CDS encoding oxidative damage protection protein has protein sequence MARTVHCIKLGVDADGLDFPPYPGELGKRIYESVSKQAWADWLKHQTMLVNENRLNLADARARQYLARQMENHFFGGGADAAQGYVPPTAA, from the coding sequence ATGGCACGTACCGTTCACTGCATCAAGCTCGGCGTTGACGCTGATGGCCTGGACTTTCCTCCCTATCCCGGTGAGTTGGGCAAGCGCATTTATGAAAGCGTGAGCAAGCAGGCCTGGGCCGACTGGCTCAAGCACCAGACCATGCTGGTCAATGAAAACCGCCTGAATCTGGCCGATGCACGCGCCCGCCAGTACCTGGCCCGCCAGATGGAGAACCATTTCTTCGGCGGCGGCGCCGATGCCGCCCAGGGCTACGTGCCGCCTACGGCCGCCTGA
- the cysT gene encoding sulfate ABC transporter permease subunit CysT codes for MSTAVPTSPTLAKESPRKARSSKRVLPGFGLTLGYTIFYLSIIVLIPLVALLSASFTLTWGQFWNAVASPAVVASYKLSFFMSFVAACVNVVFGMLIAWVLVRYQFPGKKVVDALVDLPFALPTAVAGISLSALYAGNGWIGQYFESLGIQMAYNPKGIAIALIFIGLPFVVRTVQPVLEDFEKELEEAATSLGASRWQIFYKVILPHIGPALLTGFAMAFARAVGEYGSVIFIAGNIPMVSEITPLIIMAKLDQHDLAGATAVAVVMLLISFVLLLLINALQAWQRKAQGGR; via the coding sequence ATGTCGACTGCTGTCCCGACCAGTCCCACGCTTGCTAAGGAGAGCCCCCGCAAGGCTCGCAGCAGCAAGCGCGTTTTGCCCGGTTTCGGGCTGACGCTGGGCTACACGATTTTTTATCTGAGCATCATTGTGCTCATTCCGCTGGTGGCTTTGCTGTCCGCCAGCTTCACCCTGACCTGGGGGCAGTTCTGGAACGCCGTGGCATCGCCTGCCGTGGTGGCTTCTTACAAGCTGTCGTTTTTCATGTCCTTTGTGGCGGCCTGTGTGAACGTGGTGTTCGGCATGCTGATTGCATGGGTGCTGGTGCGCTACCAGTTTCCCGGCAAGAAGGTGGTGGATGCACTGGTGGATCTGCCGTTTGCCCTGCCTACGGCCGTGGCCGGTATCTCGCTTTCGGCGCTGTATGCCGGCAACGGCTGGATTGGGCAGTACTTCGAGTCGCTGGGCATTCAGATGGCTTACAACCCCAAGGGCATTGCCATTGCGCTGATTTTTATCGGCCTGCCTTTTGTGGTGCGTACGGTGCAACCGGTGCTGGAGGACTTCGAGAAAGAGCTGGAAGAAGCGGCAACCAGCCTGGGCGCTTCGCGCTGGCAGATCTTCTACAAAGTGATCCTGCCGCATATCGGTCCGGCACTGCTCACCGGCTTTGCCATGGCGTTTGCACGCGCCGTGGGCGAGTACGGCTCGGTCATCTTCATTGCGGGCAATATTCCCATGGTTTCCGAAATCACGCCGCTCATCATCATGGCCAAGCTCGATCAACACGATCTGGCCGGCGCTACTGCCGTGGCGGTGGTCATGCTGCTGATCTCGTTTGTATTGCTGCTGCTGATCAATGCCTTGCAAGCGTGGCAGCGCAAGGCACAGGGAGGCCGCTGA
- a CDS encoding sulfate ABC transporter substrate-binding protein: MHSVKLKTLLASIALAAAGAASAQTQLLNVSYDVAREFYKDYNAAFIAHYKKTKGVDIKVDQSHGGSSAQARAVNDGLAADVVTFNTTTDVDFLAQNGVVAKDWNKKFPHDASPTTSTMLFLVRNGNPKNIKDWSDLIRPDVKVVVVNPKTGGNGRYAYLAAWGSVREKGGTDAQAADFVQKLYKNVPVLGKGGRDATSIFLQRNIGDVLITFESEVVSVDREFGQGKVDAVYPSVSIVAENPVAVVERTVGKKGTTQLAHDYLQWLYSDEAQEIAAKHALRPRSEAVLKKNADVFKPIKQFTVGKYFGSLTEAQKVHFNDGGQFDKLYTPGK; this comes from the coding sequence ATGCATTCCGTGAAGCTCAAGACTTTGTTGGCATCCATCGCACTGGCAGCAGCCGGTGCCGCATCGGCCCAGACGCAGCTGCTCAACGTCTCCTACGACGTGGCGCGTGAGTTCTACAAGGACTACAACGCGGCCTTTATCGCCCACTACAAGAAGACCAAGGGCGTCGATATCAAGGTGGATCAGTCGCATGGCGGCTCCAGCGCCCAGGCACGTGCAGTCAACGACGGTCTGGCTGCCGATGTGGTGACTTTCAACACGACCACCGATGTGGATTTCCTGGCCCAGAACGGCGTGGTCGCCAAGGACTGGAACAAGAAGTTCCCTCACGATGCATCGCCCACCACCTCCACCATGCTGTTTCTGGTGCGCAACGGCAATCCCAAGAACATCAAGGACTGGTCCGACCTGATTCGCCCCGATGTGAAGGTGGTTGTGGTCAACCCCAAGACCGGTGGCAACGGCCGTTACGCCTATCTGGCGGCCTGGGGCTCGGTGCGTGAAAAAGGCGGCACCGATGCGCAAGCCGCCGACTTTGTACAAAAACTCTACAAGAACGTGCCCGTGCTGGGCAAGGGCGGTCGCGATGCGACCAGCATCTTCTTGCAGCGCAATATCGGCGACGTGCTGATCACTTTTGAATCCGAAGTGGTCTCCGTGGACCGTGAATTCGGTCAGGGCAAGGTCGATGCCGTGTACCCCTCGGTCAGCATCGTGGCGGAAAACCCCGTGGCCGTGGTGGAGCGCACCGTAGGCAAGAAGGGCACAACCCAGCTGGCCCATGATTACCTGCAATGGCTGTACTCCGACGAAGCCCAGGAAATTGCGGCCAAGCATGCGCTGCGTCCCCGCTCCGAAGCCGTGCTCAAGAAGAACGCCGATGTGTTCAAGCCCATCAAGCAGTTCACCGTGGGCAAATACTTCGGCTCTCTGACTGAAGCACAAAAAGTGCACTTCAACGACGGCGGCCAGTTCGACAAGCTCTACACCCCCGGCAAGTAA
- a CDS encoding sulfate ABC transporter substrate-binding protein, translating to MKNRRHFIKFPLAASLALGLTLSALPALPALAQGSAQLLNVSYDPTRELYVQYNQAFSKHWKAEKGQDVTIKQSHGGSGKQARSIIDGIEADVATLALAGDIDALVKNGNVKADWQKRLPHNSAPYNSTIVFLVKKGNPKGIKDWDDLVKPGVQVITPNPKTSGGARWNYLAAWEFAKRKYGGDAQAKDFITKLYKNVPVLDTGARGSTVTFVQRGLGDVLLAWENEAYLALKEFGAEKFQIIAPSLSILAEPSVAVVDKVVDKKGTRVVAEAYLKYLYSEEAQRIAGKNFYRPTDTKVAAEFASQFPKLELFTIDKAFGGWAAADKAHFADGGSFDQIYVNK from the coding sequence ATGAAAAATCGCCGTCACTTTATCAAGTTTCCTCTGGCTGCCAGTCTTGCTCTGGGCTTGACCTTGTCCGCTCTGCCTGCATTGCCCGCTTTGGCGCAAGGCAGTGCCCAGCTGCTCAACGTCTCCTATGACCCGACACGTGAGCTGTACGTGCAATACAACCAGGCTTTCAGCAAGCACTGGAAGGCGGAAAAAGGCCAGGACGTCACCATCAAGCAATCGCATGGCGGCTCGGGCAAGCAGGCGCGCTCCATCATTGACGGCATTGAGGCCGATGTGGCCACATTGGCTCTGGCCGGTGATATCGATGCCCTAGTCAAGAACGGCAATGTCAAGGCCGACTGGCAAAAGCGCCTGCCGCACAACAGCGCGCCTTACAACTCCACCATCGTGTTTCTGGTGAAAAAGGGCAACCCCAAGGGCATCAAGGACTGGGATGACCTGGTCAAGCCCGGTGTGCAGGTGATCACGCCCAACCCCAAGACCTCGGGCGGTGCCCGCTGGAACTATCTGGCAGCCTGGGAATTTGCCAAGCGCAAATACGGCGGCGATGCTCAGGCCAAGGACTTCATCACCAAGCTCTACAAGAACGTACCCGTGCTGGACACCGGTGCGCGCGGCTCCACCGTGACTTTTGTGCAGCGCGGCCTGGGTGATGTGCTGCTGGCCTGGGAGAACGAAGCTTATCTGGCACTCAAGGAGTTTGGCGCCGAGAAATTCCAGATCATCGCCCCTTCGTTGTCCATCCTGGCCGAGCCTTCGGTGGCCGTGGTCGACAAGGTGGTGGACAAAAAGGGCACGCGTGTCGTGGCCGAGGCTTACCTCAAGTATCTGTACTCCGAAGAAGCCCAGCGGATCGCCGGCAAGAACTTCTACCGTCCCACCGATACCAAGGTGGCGGCCGAGTTCGCCAGCCAGTTCCCCAAGCTGGAGCTGTTCACCATCGACAAGGCCTTTGGCGGCTGGGCGGCGGCAGACAAGGCCCACTTTGCCGACGGCGGCAGCTTTGACCAGATCTACGTCAACAAGTAA
- the ssuE gene encoding NADPH-dependent FMN reductase has translation MSILLIAGSPTQPSRSTALLQATAQRLHAHGLSTEPLLQLSKLDPVALLGAQFDAAEIREATARIAQADAIVVATPVYKAAYSGLLKVFLDVLPQTALKGKLVLPLATGGSPHHMLALDYALRPVLQSLGARHILPGIYATDQGVPLLPEGGYGIAADIAERVEDAAHLLATDLRRARLQEPLYSAAQFEDIAFADVRCSV, from the coding sequence ATGTCGATTTTGCTGATTGCCGGTAGCCCTACACAGCCTTCACGCTCCACCGCGCTGCTACAAGCAACGGCTCAGCGCCTGCATGCCCACGGGCTGAGCACCGAGCCCTTGCTGCAGCTGTCCAAATTAGACCCCGTGGCCTTGCTGGGTGCCCAGTTCGATGCGGCCGAAATTCGAGAGGCCACGGCCCGCATTGCACAGGCCGATGCCATCGTGGTGGCCACGCCGGTTTACAAGGCCGCCTATAGCGGTCTGCTCAAGGTCTTTCTCGATGTGCTGCCCCAAACCGCGCTCAAGGGCAAGCTGGTCCTGCCGCTGGCCACGGGCGGCAGCCCCCACCACATGCTGGCGCTGGACTATGCCTTGCGCCCCGTGCTGCAGTCCTTGGGGGCGCGCCACATCCTTCCCGGCATTTACGCCACCGACCAGGGCGTGCCTTTGCTGCCCGAAGGCGGATACGGCATAGCCGCCGATATCGCCGAACGCGTGGAGGATGCGGCCCATTTGCTGGCTACCGATTTGCGCCGTGCCAGGTTGCAGGAGCCGCTGTACAGCGCTGCCCAATTTGAAGACATCGCTTTTGCCGATGTGCGATGTAGCGTCTGA
- a CDS encoding aliphatic sulfonate ABC transporter substrate-binding protein — MSSSLSRPRFNRGRRQALQLLGTTAFSWTLAAHYANAQGTPVSGAPAQLRIGYQKSAVNLVVLKQHGVLEKRFPQTQINWLEFPAGPQLLEALSVGSLDFGLTGDSPPVFAQAAGKDLRYVGAEPPKPESSAILVQADSPLQALADLKGKKVALQKGSSAHYLLVRALDKAGIAWADIQPVYLAPADARAAFERKSVDAWAIWDPYYAATEISIRPRVLTNGEGLSGNNAFYLSSKGLVERHPQVIRALFDELTRADQLVQTTRKEVVQLVAAFSGLEANVVNRFIGRRPSSPTTLLSPAIVADQQRVADAFFRLGVIPRQVRVADIVWQPTAEQYAKYAQLNSSAPSVAAKI; from the coding sequence ATGAGTTCTTCATTGTCTCGCCCCCGTTTCAATCGGGGCCGCCGTCAGGCACTGCAGCTGCTGGGCACCACGGCCTTCAGCTGGACCTTGGCTGCCCATTACGCCAACGCGCAGGGCACGCCCGTCAGCGGCGCACCGGCTCAGCTGCGCATCGGCTACCAGAAATCCGCCGTGAACCTGGTGGTGCTCAAGCAGCATGGCGTGCTGGAAAAGCGCTTTCCCCAGACGCAGATCAACTGGCTGGAGTTTCCTGCCGGCCCCCAGCTGCTGGAAGCCTTGTCTGTAGGCAGTCTGGATTTTGGCCTCACCGGCGATTCGCCGCCGGTGTTTGCACAGGCTGCCGGCAAGGATTTGCGCTATGTGGGCGCCGAGCCGCCCAAGCCCGAAAGCTCGGCAATTTTGGTGCAGGCCGACTCGCCGCTGCAAGCGCTGGCCGATCTCAAGGGCAAGAAGGTCGCGCTGCAAAAAGGCTCGAGCGCCCACTATCTGCTGGTGCGCGCTCTGGACAAGGCCGGCATTGCCTGGGCCGATATCCAGCCCGTGTATCTGGCGCCGGCCGATGCACGCGCGGCATTCGAGCGCAAAAGCGTGGATGCCTGGGCCATCTGGGATCCCTATTACGCGGCCACCGAGATCAGCATCCGCCCGCGCGTGCTGACCAATGGCGAAGGACTGTCGGGCAACAACGCCTTTTATCTGTCTTCCAAAGGGCTGGTGGAGCGCCATCCCCAGGTCATCAGGGCCTTGTTCGACGAACTGACCCGCGCCGATCAACTGGTGCAGACCACCCGCAAGGAAGTGGTGCAGCTGGTGGCCGCTTTCAGCGGGCTGGAGGCCAATGTGGTCAACCGTTTCATCGGTCGGCGGCCCAGCTCGCCCACCACCTTGCTCAGCCCGGCCATCGTGGCCGATCAGCAGCGTGTGGCCGATGCTTTTTTTCGTCTGGGCGTGATTCCGCGTCAGGTGCGGGTGGCTGACATTGTCTGGCAACCCACCGCTGAGCAATACGCCAAATACGCCCAGCTCAATTCCTCTGCCCCCAGCGTGGCCGCCAAGATTTAA
- a CDS encoding disulfide bond formation protein B, translated as MLEWFATAPRRILALVSATCVAMLAFGLYLQHVVGLEPCPMCIVQRYALIAVAVFTALASARSSKGWWMSFGLLALLMSGFGAFVAARQSWLQWYPPEFATCGRDFYGMIENYSISRAVPMIFRGSGDCAAVDWSFLGGSIANWSFVCFAVFSVVLLLLLLKGQRK; from the coding sequence ATGCTTGAATGGTTTGCCACCGCGCCCCGGCGCATCCTTGCCCTGGTCAGCGCCACCTGTGTGGCCATGCTGGCCTTTGGCCTGTATCTGCAACATGTGGTGGGCCTGGAGCCATGCCCCATGTGTATCGTGCAGCGCTATGCGCTGATTGCTGTTGCGGTATTCACGGCTCTGGCAAGCGCCAGAAGCTCAAAAGGCTGGTGGATGAGCTTTGGCCTGCTGGCCTTGCTCATGAGCGGCTTTGGTGCCTTTGTCGCCGCCCGCCAAAGCTGGTTGCAGTGGTACCCGCCCGAGTTCGCCACCTGCGGCCGCGATTTCTACGGCATGATCGAGAACTACTCCATCAGCCGCGCTGTCCCCATGATCTTCCGCGGCTCGGGCGACTGCGCAGCGGTGGACTGGAGCTTTCTGGGGGGCTCGATTGCCAACTGGTCCTTTGTCTGCTTTGCCGTGTTCTCTGTGGTCTTGCTGCTGTTGCTGCTCAAGGGGCAGCGCAAGTAA
- a CDS encoding sulfate ABC transporter ATP-binding protein: protein MSIEIRNVSKQFGDFQALRDVSLDIKSGELIALLGPSGCGKTTLLRIIAGLETADVGTIHFSGEDTTDVHVRDRNVGFVFQHYALFRHMTVFENVAFGLRVKPRKERPSEAYIRDKVMSLLKLVQLDWIADRYPSQLSGGQRQRIALARALAVEPKVLLLDEPFGALDAKVRKELRRWLRRLHDELHVTSIFVTHDQEEALEVADRVVVINQGKIEQEGTPQEVWDNPATPFVYGFLGDVNLFKGRASDGRVYLEEGMQLDSKDAQGAQNSHAFAYVRPHDLEVERYSPGQNLDAQGRPTGIVAQLSRAIVVGPIARLELIPSEGTQNTDNAGSDGLIEAQIPAQQFKDMGLREGETLVVTPRRAKVFLDEAAGI from the coding sequence ATGAGTATCGAAATCCGTAACGTCAGCAAGCAGTTCGGCGACTTTCAGGCGCTGCGCGATGTGAGCCTGGACATCAAATCTGGCGAGCTGATCGCCTTGCTAGGCCCCTCGGGCTGCGGCAAGACCACGCTGCTGCGCATCATTGCCGGCCTGGAAACTGCCGATGTGGGCACCATCCATTTCAGCGGTGAAGACACTACCGATGTGCATGTGCGCGACCGCAACGTGGGCTTTGTGTTTCAGCATTACGCGCTGTTTCGCCATATGACGGTGTTTGAGAACGTGGCCTTTGGCCTGCGCGTCAAGCCCCGCAAGGAGCGCCCCAGCGAGGCCTATATCCGCGACAAGGTCATGAGCCTGTTGAAGCTGGTTCAGCTCGACTGGATTGCCGACCGCTATCCCTCGCAACTGTCGGGTGGCCAGCGTCAACGTATTGCCCTGGCCCGCGCTCTGGCTGTGGAGCCCAAAGTGCTGCTGCTGGACGAGCCTTTTGGCGCGCTGGATGCCAAGGTACGCAAGGAGCTGCGCCGCTGGTTGCGCCGCCTGCACGACGAGTTGCACGTGACCTCCATCTTCGTGACCCATGACCAGGAGGAAGCGCTGGAAGTGGCCGATCGAGTGGTGGTCATCAACCAGGGCAAGATCGAGCAGGAAGGCACGCCCCAGGAAGTCTGGGACAACCCGGCCACGCCTTTCGTCTACGGTTTTCTGGGTGACGTCAACCTCTTCAAGGGTCGCGCCAGCGATGGCCGCGTCTATCTGGAAGAAGGCATGCAGCTCGATAGCAAGGATGCCCAAGGCGCGCAGAACAGCCACGCTTTTGCCTATGTGCGTCCGCATGATCTGGAGGTGGAACGCTACTCCCCGGGCCAGAACCTGGACGCTCAGGGCCGACCCACCGGCATCGTGGCCCAGCTCTCGCGGGCGATTGTGGTCGGACCGATTGCGCGCCTGGAACTTATTCCCTCCGAAGGCACACAAAACACCGACAATGCGGGAAGCGATGGGCTGATTGAAGCCCAGATTCCTGCGCAGCAATTCAAGGACATGGGCTTGCGTGAAGGAGAGACCCTGGTGGTCACTCCGCGCCGAGCCAAGGTGTTCCTGGATGAGGCTGCCGGTATTTGA
- the ssuD gene encoding FMNH2-dependent alkanesulfonate monooxygenase, translated as MQVFWFIPTHGDARYLGTSEGARQLSHDYVKQVAIAADSLGYEGVLIPTGRSCEDPWVVASSLIAVTKRLRFLVAVRPGLHQPSLAARMAASFDRLSGGRLLINLVTGGDQAELEGDGVFLDHATRYEQSAEFIKIWREILERSHEGKSLDFEGQHLQVKGAKLLFPPLQKPYPPVYFGGSSPAAHDLAAEQVDAYLTWGEPPAEVAKKLADVRAKAERLGRKVKFGIRLHVIVRETDEEAWADAERLISRLKDETVVQAQAAFARMDSEGQRRMAALHAGGSKRSRADLEISPNLWAGVGLVRGGAGTALVGSAQTVADRIKEYADLGIDTFVLSGYPHLEEAYRFAELVFPLLPVNVQQKLGGGNPSGPFGETVANLYSPGAGALGVRDQVRDQVRVSQS; from the coding sequence ATGCAAGTTTTCTGGTTCATTCCTACCCACGGTGACGCCCGCTATCTGGGCACCAGCGAGGGCGCCCGTCAGCTCAGTCACGACTATGTGAAGCAGGTGGCCATCGCCGCAGACAGCCTGGGCTACGAGGGCGTGTTGATTCCCACCGGCCGCTCCTGCGAAGACCCCTGGGTGGTGGCCTCCAGCCTGATTGCCGTCACCAAGCGCCTGAGGTTTCTGGTGGCCGTGCGCCCCGGCCTGCATCAGCCTAGTCTGGCCGCGCGCATGGCGGCCAGTTTTGACCGGCTCTCGGGCGGTCGTCTGCTGATCAATCTGGTCACCGGCGGCGATCAGGCCGAGCTGGAGGGCGACGGCGTGTTTCTGGATCACGCCACGCGCTATGAGCAATCGGCAGAGTTCATCAAGATCTGGCGCGAGATTCTGGAACGCAGCCATGAAGGAAAGTCGCTGGATTTTGAAGGCCAGCATCTGCAGGTCAAAGGCGCCAAGCTGCTGTTCCCGCCGCTGCAAAAACCGTATCCGCCCGTGTATTTCGGTGGCTCTTCGCCGGCGGCCCATGATCTGGCTGCAGAGCAGGTCGACGCCTATCTGACCTGGGGCGAGCCGCCTGCCGAAGTGGCCAAGAAGCTGGCCGATGTGCGAGCGAAAGCCGAGCGCCTGGGCCGCAAAGTCAAATTCGGTATCCGCCTGCATGTGATCGTCCGTGAGACCGATGAGGAAGCCTGGGCCGATGCCGAGCGACTGATCAGCCGGCTCAAGGACGAGACCGTGGTACAGGCCCAGGCCGCATTTGCACGCATGGATTCCGAAGGCCAGCGTCGCATGGCAGCCCTGCACGCCGGCGGCAGCAAGCGCAGCCGCGCCGATCTGGAAATCAGTCCCAACCTCTGGGCCGGCGTGGGTCTGGTGCGTGGCGGTGCTGGCACGGCGCTGGTGGGCAGTGCGCAGACGGTGGCAGACCGCATCAAGGAATACGCCGATCTGGGCATAGACACTTTTGTGCTCTCGGGCTACCCGCATCTGGAGGAAGCCTATCGCTTTGCCGAATTGGTCTTCCCGCTGCTGCCGGTGAACGTGCAGCAAAAGCTGGGGGGCGGCAATCCCAGCGGCCCGTTTGGTGAGACCGTGGCCAATTTGTACTCGCCGGGCGCCGGTGCGCTGGGCGTCCGCGATCAGGTTCGCGACCAGGTCCGTGTTTCGCAAAGCTGA
- the cysW gene encoding sulfate ABC transporter permease subunit CysW, whose product MQKIHELLVGFFPGLLPIWTELLVWVIAALVLLVALYKITAPKKSTKLEKISTTEPRWVRWVLTSVALVFMGLFLILPLLSVFGEALRKGWDVYISALGEPDALSAIKLTLITALIAVPLNLVFGVAAAWCIAKYEFKGKAFLTTLIDLPFSISPVVAGLMYVLVFGANGWLGPWLAKHEIQIIFAVPGIVLATIFVTFPFIARELIPLMQAQGSDEEQAAIVLGASGWQTFWKVTLPNIKWGLVYGVILCNARAMGEFGAVSVVSGHIRGQTNTMPLHVEVLYADYQAAAAFAVASLLALLALVTLFIKSIAEWRAEQQAKAAAESPPERPSPVGSISSNTAKAA is encoded by the coding sequence ATGCAAAAAATTCATGAATTGCTAGTGGGCTTTTTCCCCGGCCTGCTGCCCATCTGGACGGAGCTGCTGGTCTGGGTCATCGCAGCTCTGGTGCTCTTGGTGGCGCTCTACAAGATCACGGCGCCCAAGAAAAGCACCAAACTGGAAAAGATCAGCACTACCGAGCCGCGCTGGGTGCGCTGGGTACTGACCTCGGTGGCCCTGGTTTTCATGGGCCTGTTCCTGATCCTGCCGCTGCTGTCCGTGTTTGGCGAAGCGCTGCGCAAGGGCTGGGACGTCTATATCAGCGCCCTGGGCGAGCCCGATGCGCTGTCTGCCATCAAGCTCACGCTGATCACGGCCTTGATTGCCGTGCCGCTGAATCTGGTGTTCGGCGTGGCAGCTGCCTGGTGTATTGCCAAGTATGAGTTCAAGGGCAAGGCTTTTCTGACCACGCTGATCGATCTGCCGTTTTCCATCTCGCCGGTGGTGGCCGGTCTGATGTATGTGCTGGTGTTTGGTGCCAACGGCTGGCTGGGCCCCTGGCTTGCCAAGCACGAGATCCAGATCATCTTTGCCGTGCCCGGCATCGTGCTGGCCACCATCTTCGTGACCTTCCCCTTCATTGCCCGGGAGCTGATCCCGCTGATGCAGGCGCAGGGCAGCGATGAAGAGCAGGCCGCGATCGTGCTGGGTGCTTCGGGCTGGCAGACCTTCTGGAAGGTGACGCTGCCCAACATCAAGTGGGGTCTGGTCTACGGCGTGATTCTGTGCAATGCCCGTGCCATGGGCGAGTTTGGTGCCGTATCCGTGGTCTCCGGCCATATTCGCGGTCAGACCAACACCATGCCGTTGCATGTGGAGGTGCTTTATGCCGACTACCAGGCTGCAGCCGCTTTTGCGGTGGCATCGCTGCTGGCACTGCTGGCTCTGGTGACGCTGTTCATCAAGTCCATCGCCGAGTGGCGTGCCGAGCAGCAGGCCAAGGCCGCAGCAGAATCGCCTCCTGAGCGCCCCAGCCCGGTCGGCAGCATTTCAAGCAATACCGCCAAGGCAGCCTGA
- a CDS encoding sulfonate ABC transporter substrate-binding protein — MSKPLFPSEPAKAAISQTTRRQWLARTAGAAALAASGSLWAQQTGQGQRVLRVGHQKGWLSILKNRGTLEKRLSPLGVAVRWVEFNAGPVQLEALNVGSIDFGDVGEAPPIFAQAAGAPLVYAGATVARPGLEAVIVPKNSAIRSVADLKGKRIAYNKGSNVHYFLVKLLEKHGLKYGDVQSVFLAPADARAAFEKGAVDAWVIWDPFLAAAQKSLDARLLADAKGVANNRAYYFTSRDFATRNADVLRIAIEEIAVIDAWASKNKSAAAAELSQILGLDSAVTELYLSRTEFGTKAVNSEILAEQQKIADTFFDLKLIPKKLNLLHAAPVDLVAGR, encoded by the coding sequence ATGAGCAAGCCATTGTTTCCCTCCGAACCGGCCAAGGCCGCCATTTCTCAAACCACACGCCGCCAATGGCTGGCGCGCACCGCTGGTGCCGCAGCGCTGGCCGCATCGGGCTCGCTCTGGGCTCAGCAAACAGGTCAGGGCCAGCGTGTACTGCGCGTCGGCCACCAAAAAGGCTGGCTGTCCATTCTCAAGAACCGCGGCACGCTGGAAAAGCGTCTGAGCCCGCTGGGCGTGGCCGTGCGCTGGGTGGAGTTCAATGCCGGCCCGGTGCAGCTGGAGGCACTCAATGTGGGCTCCATCGACTTTGGCGATGTGGGCGAGGCCCCTCCCATTTTTGCCCAGGCCGCCGGAGCCCCTTTGGTCTATGCCGGCGCCACCGTGGCCAGACCCGGGCTGGAAGCGGTGATCGTGCCCAAGAACTCGGCCATTCGCAGCGTGGCGGACCTCAAAGGCAAGCGCATTGCCTATAACAAGGGCTCCAACGTGCATTACTTCCTGGTCAAGCTGCTGGAAAAGCACGGCCTGAAGTACGGCGATGTGCAGTCCGTCTTCCTGGCACCGGCCGATGCACGTGCGGCGTTTGAAAAAGGCGCGGTGGATGCCTGGGTCATCTGGGACCCCTTCCTGGCCGCAGCACAGAAATCGCTGGATGCCCGCCTGCTTGCCGATGCCAAGGGCGTGGCCAATAACCGAGCCTACTACTTCACCTCCCGCGATTTCGCCACCCGCAATGCCGATGTGCTGCGCATTGCCATTGAGGAAATTGCCGTGATTGACGCCTGGGCCTCCAAGAACAAGAGTGCGGCCGCGGCCGAGCTGTCCCAGATTCTGGGTCTGGATTCTGCGGTGACCGAGCTGTACCTGAGCCGCACGGAGTTCGGTACCAAGGCCGTGAATTCCGAAATTCTGGCCGAGCAGCAAAAGATTGCCGACACCTTCTTCGATCTCAAGCTGATTCCCAAAAAGCTCAATCTGCTGCATGCCGCGCCGGTCGATCTGGTAGCCGGCCGTTGA
- a CDS encoding alpha/beta hydrolase, producing the protein MESPYQIVIVPGWRNSGPGHWQSLWAEQLPGAQRVVQDDWLVPHRDAWVSTLEKVVLESDKPVVIVAHSLGCITTVHMGEEAAARVQGALLVAPADPERRAQLADFAPVPYAPLPYRSVLVASSNDPYCPIRRAGAYARAWGSELVRLQNAGHINVESGLGDWPLGLALLQSLQQSSSWSAAGKSTGRPVAGTSSERPAVPA; encoded by the coding sequence GTGGAATCCCCTTATCAGATCGTTATCGTGCCAGGTTGGCGCAACTCAGGCCCGGGTCACTGGCAAAGCCTGTGGGCGGAGCAATTGCCAGGCGCTCAGCGCGTGGTTCAGGACGATTGGCTGGTGCCGCACCGCGATGCCTGGGTCAGCACGCTGGAGAAAGTCGTGCTGGAGTCGGACAAACCCGTCGTGATCGTGGCCCACAGCCTGGGCTGCATCACCACAGTCCATATGGGCGAGGAGGCAGCGGCCCGTGTGCAAGGTGCTTTGCTGGTGGCACCGGCCGATCCCGAGCGACGCGCCCAATTGGCAGATTTCGCTCCCGTGCCTTATGCGCCTTTGCCTTACCGCAGCGTGCTGGTGGCCAGCAGCAACGATCCGTATTGCCCCATACGCCGAGCCGGTGCTTATGCGCGTGCCTGGGGCAGCGAGCTGGTGCGTTTGCAGAACGCCGGGCACATCAATGTGGAATCAGGTTTGGGCGACTGGCCGCTGGGGCTGGCCTTGCTGCAATCGCTGCAGCAAAGCAGTTCCTGGTCGGCGGCCGGCAAAAGTACAGGGCGCCCAGTGGCGGGAACGAGTTCCGAACGGCCTGCAGTGCCGGCCTGA